The genomic interval TAAAGTAGAAAAGAATGGAACATAAATTCCAATATTGTCTCCACCATTGGCAAATGTGATAAATGCTACACTTAAATAGAACTTATTAAATTTATTTAAACTAGAAAGAATAGCACCTTCATCTTCATCTTCACCCTTTATAAACAGTTTAACTCCTAAATAGATCGGGATTAGTCCTAATAAACCCACCCATTGATCAGGAATGAGTGTTACTCCAAATGTAGCTAAAAGACTGATTAAAACTAAAAGTGCAAAACCAAGATATTGACCAATGACTATATCTTTAGGATAAATACGATTTCCCTTCACCGTTCGTCCATTACTTGCTTTAGCTTGTGAACTTGCCTGAGAGAACAGCAACATCAAGACAAAAATGTCATCGATATTGGTTACTATAAAAGACCCTAAAGCAGAGAGAATGGTTAAAATTAAATTCATAAAAAAACTCCTTTTTAAATTGCTCCATAAACGGAATAATAGATATTTAGTTATGTTAGTTTGTTACACATTCTGTTATTCTACCTTATTTGATAGTAGATTACTGGTAGGAACTATCATTTCGGGATTTTTGCGGTTTTGAGTCAAAATTCGGTTTTTTCCCCCGAACTACAACTATTTTCCAGCCCGAACAACTGAACCAATCAAAAATTTTCGGCAACGCCGACACTGCGAAGTATAATTCCAGTCTATTTCTGCCGTCAAGCCCTGATTCACGCCAATGTGACAAAGCTCAAAGATATAACTCCCCCGTGAAGCCGTATGAACTCCGTTTTTGAGGTGTTATCCTGTTCTGCATAAACTTCGTTTGGGTATTATACCGAAACCAATTCCAGATGCGGGGGAGAACGAGCACAGACAGTCACTGGCTGATCTCGTTCTTGCTGACTTACCCATTCAATAATCTTGGTAAGCTCCTTGGGATCCTCGATTATTGCCACAACCGACATTGACCCGTGGCATCTTGGGCAAACAAACGGGTCAACTTCGTAGACTTTTTGTAACAACCTTGCCCAACTTTGTTTGCGTAGTTTAGACCATGCATCAGGGACTTGTACCGCTTCCTCATTCTCTGGCGGTTTTGCTTGAACAATTTGGGACTGGCTTGGGTGGTCTTTTTGCCAACCCTCTGGTGCCAATTGGTAAATATTGGGTCGCTGTTGCCACTGCTTACGGACTTTTCCAGCATATACTCCATAACGACGGACTAATTGAACCCGCCTCGGCGGTAAATGGGCTACCAGCTGGTCAACAAACTCAAAACCTTTGAAGGTTTCTGACTTTCCTTTGTAGAAGCCCTTTAGGCTGGCTGTCCAAATTACAGTGTCAGAAACTGGATCATACTGGATTTTTGTTAGTGTACAATTCTTTCTGTAAATTGGGTTGAAAAAAGCAGGCCGATCGGGCTCAAATGGTAAGTGACCAAACCAACCATAAGGAGAACCCGATGGCCTACGAATCAGAGTATACACTTTTGGAGCAAGTGATCCAGATGCTGGCAGCGAATGGGGACAATAAATTTTCTCGTGTTATCGAAGTGGTCGTCAATGAGGCCATGAAGATCGAGCGAGCAAAGGCTCGTTAGTGTACAATTCTTTCTGTAAATTGGGTTGAAAAAAGCAGGCCGATCGGGCTCAAATGGTAAGTGACCAAACCAACCATAAGGAGAACCCGATGGCCTACGAATCAGAGTATACACTTTTGGAGCAAGTGATCCAGATGCTGGCAGCGAATGGGGACAATAAATTTTCTCGTGTTATCGAAGTGGTCGTCAATGAGGCCATGAAGATCGAGCGAGCAAAGGCTCTCAACGCCGAACCATATGAACGCACGGAAGAGCGTACTGGGCATGCCAATGGATTTAAAGACAAGACGCTCAATCTTGCGACCGGGAAAGTCCTCTTGAAAGTACCACAAGTTCGCGGGATGGAGTTTTATCCCAGCTGCATCGAGAAAGGCATGCGCAGTGAGCGTGCTCTCAAGCTCGCCATCGCCGAAATGTATGTCAAAGGAGTAAGTACCCGCAGGGTCTCGGATATCGTCGAAGTTCTTTGTGGCACCGAAGTCAGCTCGTCCCAGGTCAGCAGGCTGGCAAAGGAACTCGATGAAGAGATTACGTCTTGGAAGGCGCAGCCTGTCGGACAGATTCAATACTTGGTACTTGATGCGACCTATGAATCGGTTCGCGTCGGTTCCCAGGTGGTCAAGCAGGCGCTTCTAGTGGCTATTGGCGTTGATTACAGCGGGAATCGGTATATTCTTGACGCCGAAGTCGCGAACAGTGAGGCAGAGGTAAACTGGCGTTCCTTTCTCGAGGGTCTCGTACGACGAGGGATGCACGGCCTGCGAATGATCACCAGTGATGACCACTCAGGACTGCGCGCTGCAATCGATGCTGTCTTCCCTGGAATTCTGTGGCAACGCTGCCAGTTTCATCTGCAGCAGAATGCCCACTCCTACGTCACGAAAAAAGATGACATCCCGCTGATAGCCGCTGATATTCGGAAGGTGTTCAATGCACCTGACCGCGAGAACGCGGAACGATATTTGCAACAGCTCGTTGAAAAATATCAAAAAACCCATCCGCATTTAGCGGCTTGGGCCGATGAGAATATACGGGAAGGATTGAGTGTATTCAACATCCCGGAGAATCACAGGAGGAAAATGCGAACATCGAATCTGGCAGAGCGCCAGATGAAGGAGATCAACAGGCGAACGAAAGTAGTAGGCGTTTTCCCGAATGCGGCCAGTTTACTTCGTCTCGCGGCTGCCATGCTGATCGAGCAAAATGACCAATGGCAGAATGATAAACGGTACTTGCCGGAGTCAAACGATCGACCTGCTTTGAACGAAATTTACAGAAAAAAGGTTGCATAATCGAAACTATCCGAACTTCTTTTTTCTTCTTCTTATATTCATTAACCTCAAAAGCATTCTGTATTATACGGGATAGCCTATCTTCGGTTAAACGCTTTTCTTGAATACCACCAAAGATATCGCTTGCGGGAATATCTAAATACCTAAGAATTATGTCCATCAATTCTAGACGATTAAATAATCCGTTAGAGTCCTTGGTTCGTTCGTATTGTTTTTTGAAAGTCGTAAAAGAGTCACCAATTCCACATACTTTGACCAAATGTTTATAGAGTTTTTCGACTCCACCTAGTTGTTCGACTCTCTTCTTTAAGAACACAATTCGATTATTGTGTGCAGTAATATACTCATGTTCATTCTGTCTATAAGTCGTAATATTCATGTTATTCCTCGTATAACTCATTTAATAAGGCGACAAATCTGTCGTTTTCACGACAAATTTTTTCTACACTTGAGACCCTCAAAATGTCTCCGTGCAGAACCCAAACAGCTCGTTTTATGCCTCTTTCCCCTGGGAAACAGCCTTTTCCATCCGAGCCTTCGTATCGGCAAAATCTACATATCCTTCCGCGTTCGTATATCGTCGAACCATATCCAGGGTCTTATGACCGCTTAGACGGGCTACGATAAAATCCGGTAATCCGGTACTCTGCGCGAGAGTCACAAAGGTATGACGGAGTCCGTGATAGACAAGGTTCCGATTTTTCCGTTCATCTTCAGTTATGCCCAGAAACTTCAGAATTCGTGTAAAGGCACGATTTATTGTGACAACATCACAAGGCTTCTCAGAATCCACAAGATTCGGTACGGCATAAATACCTGTTGGATAGAGAGAAACGACAGTTTTAAGAGTTTCGATTAGTATGGAGGGCACAGGAACCGAGCGAATGCTATCACATTTTGGTGCTTTCAAGCCTTCTTTTGTGTTTACGAAATTGTGTCGAACATGAATTATGCCCTTCTCAAAATCAATATCATCAACATGAAGACCTCTCACTTCGCCGCGCCGTAATCCGCCAAGCGCACCAAGCAGGAAAATCGCTTTCGCTCGATAGTCATCATTATAAGAGACTACACGAGAGAGCTCGTCAACGGTAATGACTCCGCGTTCTTTGGGTGTTTCTTCGTGACTTTCAACGGATAGAAGGGGATCAGGGATTCCTTTTTTTTTGCAGAAAACAGCCATCGGCCGTTTAATAGCAGCTAATCCAAGATTGATACTTCGCCCTTTTAAACCGGTTTCGGCGAGCTTATCAGCGAAGGCATCAAGTTCGATAGGCGAGATTTCACTCATGCGTTTGTCACGGAGAAATTCTTCGAAATGCTTGAGACCGTACACACCCGTATACCGGTAAGATTCCGAAAGGGCCTTTCCTTTCAGCTTCCGGGATTTAAAGTACGGTGAATTCTCAGACCAGAACTCGGAACAATATTGGAGTGCAAGTGGATCCGATGAAGACGGTATGATACCGTGATGTAAATCCGCTTCTGCAAGCCTCATAGCTTGCAGTTTAGTTTTGGCTTCGGGATAACTTTTCGATTTGATCGTGTTTCCCGATTCGTCTTTGAAGCGTACCTGATAGTACTGCTTCCCTTTCGTGTTCCGTCGCTTTAGGACGATAAAGGTTGAGGGCATAATTCTCCCCTGGCATCGCGTAACGACAAGTCACCGAAACGCAGGGTGAATTATCCGCTCACAAAGAGATAGTGAACCGGACTTTCCGACTTTAGAAGGGCCATGAAAAAAAGGTTTGCGATTTTTTTTGGTGCAAACCCAGGTGCAAAGTCTTAAACTTTCCACTCCATAGCCAGAGAACTGACTTGCAAATCCTTACAACATAAGGACTTTTTAAGTCGGGCAAGGGGGAATTGAACCCCCGACCTCTTGGTCCCGAACCAAGCGCGCTACCCCTGCGCTACTGCCCGTAGAACCGGTCCGGGAAGGACCGGCGTATATGTAAACAGGATCCCATTAGTAAGCCGCTTTGACGGATCCTGCTGCGGCGTTAGAAAAAAAAAGCCCGTCAGAGACTGACAGGCTTTAGCGGGAGCGACGGGGATTGAACCCGCGATCTCCGGCTTGACAGGCCGGCGCGATAACCAGCTTCGCTACGCCCCCGTGATGAGACTCACTATATAAAAAGGCGGAAAAAGTGTCAATAGCTTTTAACAAAAAAACGCGCGCGTTAAATTTCCTTTAATTGACAGAGGGTACCAGCCGTGATAATCTAGTTGCTACCTATATATCAGACGTCAAGAAGGAAGTTCTATGTCAGCCCTTAAAAAAAATTTGATCTCTATAGGAGCGGTGCTCATTCTCGCTCTTTCCGTAGTTGCATTTGTCTTCATACCGGCTCTTGGCGGCTCTTCCGCAGGAAAGACGATTTCTTTCGGCGAGTGGGACGGCAAACCCATTGAATACGCGCAGGACACCTACCTCGTGCGGCAAATTCAAGCCATTTCCGACCAGGTCGAAAGCCAGGGCCAGGAAATCAATCAATTTACGTACTATCAGATCATGCAGTCCGCTTTCAGGTCTGCTGCTGTCCGCATGGCGGTGCTCGACAGTCTGGAGGAAGTTAACTATAGACTTCCCCGCTCGATCGTCGACAAAAACCTTGTTTCCTATTATCTCGACGAAAGCGGCCGGTATTCAGCAAAGAAATTCAACGAAACTCCCGAAACAACGAGAGCCGGCTACCGTGCCGTCGTAACCGAGGAGCTCACCGCCCAGCGATATCTCCAGGACACGCTGGGAACCGCGGTTCCCTACGACGGGGAAAACACCCTCGTATACGGTTTGAAAACCTCGACTAAGGAAACAGATCTTATCAAGTCCATGGCCGGTCCTGAACGAAGCTTCGAATATGTAGCGTTCAACACCGCCGACTATCCGGAAGCAGAAGCCGCAGCTTGGGGACGCGAGAACAGCGCCCTCTTCGTAAAGCACAGCTTTTCCGTTATCACTTCCGATCAGGAAGCCGTAGTCAAGAAAGCAGCAGCAGCGGTCGCATCAGGCGAATCGACGTTCGAAGACGCCGTCGCGACCTGGTCCACGAAGGCAGGCACCGACGCAACCGGCAAGCTCCTTAAATCCTATCGCGCAGACATTAATCAGCTTTTTACCGACGCGGCAGATCTTGAAAAAGTTCTCGCTCTCGCAGCCGGACAAACCAGCGAAGTGATAAAGGCCGGCTCCGATTTCGCTATCGTCCGCTGCGATGCCGATCCCGTCCAGCCAGACTTCTCCGACAAGGCGCTTCTTTCCGCAGTCAACTCATGGATGAAAATCAATGAAAAAGGACGCATCGAAGACTACTTCGTCGCCCGGGCTTCCTCGTTCGCGGCGCAGGCCCGGACATCCGGTTTCGACGCGGCTGCCTCATCCTTCGGCATAGAGAAGAAAACAACGCCCTCTTTCACCATCAACATCGGAAATCTCGAAATCATGTCGGGCATTCCGTCGGATTCCAACCCCGAGCTTTCAGCCGCTGTAAGCGACGAACTTTTCTACAAGACGGCGTTCTCGCTGGCCTCAGGCGCGGTTTCAGAACCGGTCGCGCTGGGAAGCTACACCGTCGTCCTCAAGCTTCTTGAAGAAAAAGCGACCGATTCCCAGATGCTTGAAATGGTGCCCCTTTTCTACAACTACTATGCCACGAACTGGGCGCAGGAAACTCTTTCGAACATGGTCCTTGCCGACAAG from Teretinema zuelzerae carries:
- a CDS encoding CadD family cadmium resistance transporter, which codes for MNLILTILSALGSFIVTNIDDIFVLMLLFSQASSQAKASNGRTVKGNRIYPKDIVIGQYLGFALLVLISLLATFGVTLIPDQWVGLLGLIPIYLGVKLFIKGEDEDEGAILSSLNKFNKFYLSVAFITFANGGDNIGIYVPFFSTLNNNQLVITVVTFFIMVAVWCLIGYRLARFRYVSETLEKYGRWVIPIVFIGLGFYIMAENNIFSNLWSDFVNLNS
- a CDS encoding IS256 family transposase; translated protein: MAYESEYTLLEQVIQMLAANGDNKFSRVIEVVVNEAMKIERAKALNAEPYERTEERTGHANGFKDKTLNLATGKVLLKVPQVRGMEFYPSCIEKGMRSERALKLAIAEMYVKGVSTRRVSDIVEVLCGTEVSSSQVSRLAKELDEEITSWKAQPVGQIQYLVLDATYESVRVGSQVVKQALLVAIGVDYSGNRYILDAEVANSEAEVNWRSFLEGLVRRGMHGLRMITSDDHSGLRAAIDAVFPGILWQRCQFHLQQNAHSYVTKKDDIPLIAADIRKVFNAPDRENAERYLQQLVEKYQKTHPHLAAWADENIREGLSVFNIPENHRRKMRTSNLAERQMKEINRRTKVVGVFPNAASLLRLAAAMLIEQNDQWQNDKRYLPESNDRPALNEIYRKKVA
- a CDS encoding tyrosine-type recombinase/integrase codes for the protein MPSTFIVLKRRNTKGKQYYQVRFKDESGNTIKSKSYPEAKTKLQAMRLAEADLHHGIIPSSSDPLALQYCSEFWSENSPYFKSRKLKGKALSESYRYTGVYGLKHFEEFLRDKRMSEISPIELDAFADKLAETGLKGRSINLGLAAIKRPMAVFCKKKGIPDPLLSVESHEETPKERGVITVDELSRVVSYNDDYRAKAIFLLGALGGLRRGEVRGLHVDDIDFEKGIIHVRHNFVNTKEGLKAPKCDSIRSVPVPSILIETLKTVVSLYPTGIYAVPNLVDSEKPCDVVTINRAFTRILKFLGITEDERKNRNLVYHGLRHTFVTLAQSTGLPDFIVARLSGHKTLDMVRRYTNAEGYVDFADTKARMEKAVSQGKEA